A window of Corallococcus macrosporus DSM 14697 contains these coding sequences:
- a CDS encoding cellulose synthase family protein, which translates to MTTVEIIFLGVYFSLLCVLGVYGSHRYRMAFLYYRHKFKLPTPKGALTTLPKVTIQLPIFNEMYVVERLVESVCRIDYPRDLLEIQVLDDSTDETCGIARACVERMRQRGHDIVYIHRVNRQGFKAGALENGLKLAKGQFVAVFDADFVPSPDFLMRTVPFFSDDKVGMVQVRWGHLNREFSLLTQAQSIFLDGHFIIEHTARNRAGCFFNFNGTAGIWRRDTISDAGGWQHDTLTEDLDLSYRAQLKGWQFVFLPEVISPAEVPVDMNAFKSQQHRWAKGSIQTAKKLLPTILKSDLPLVVKREAFFHLTNNMAYLLMVLLSVLMPISMVVRFQHGLYGTLFLDLPFFLTATASVCFFYVAAQRERGAKGWERVKYLPFLMSLGIGMAISNAKAVAEALLNQQSGFARTPKTGAEGKKAVVVKKAYRGSKSLLPLVELLFAAYFTGALWFAIDARIYTSVPFIVLFLAGFLYVGSSSLLQGLSGRLKLAESAPTVETPDEQPRQAA; encoded by the coding sequence ATGACCACCGTCGAGATCATCTTCCTGGGCGTCTATTTCAGCCTCTTGTGCGTGCTGGGAGTCTACGGCTCGCACAGGTACCGGATGGCGTTCCTGTACTACCGGCACAAGTTCAAGCTGCCGACGCCGAAGGGTGCGCTCACGACGCTGCCCAAGGTCACCATCCAGCTCCCCATCTTCAACGAGATGTACGTGGTGGAGCGCCTGGTGGAGTCGGTGTGCCGCATCGACTACCCGCGCGACCTGCTTGAAATCCAGGTGCTGGACGACTCGACGGATGAGACGTGTGGCATCGCCCGGGCGTGCGTGGAGCGCATGCGCCAGAGGGGGCACGACATCGTCTACATCCACCGCGTCAACCGCCAGGGCTTCAAGGCGGGCGCGCTGGAGAACGGCCTGAAGCTGGCGAAGGGCCAGTTCGTGGCCGTGTTCGACGCGGACTTCGTGCCCAGCCCCGACTTCCTGATGCGCACCGTGCCGTTCTTCTCGGACGACAAGGTGGGCATGGTGCAGGTGCGCTGGGGCCACCTGAACCGCGAGTTCTCGCTGCTGACGCAGGCCCAGAGCATCTTCCTGGACGGGCACTTCATCATCGAGCACACCGCGCGCAACCGCGCCGGCTGCTTCTTCAACTTCAACGGCACCGCGGGCATCTGGCGCCGTGACACCATCTCCGACGCGGGCGGCTGGCAGCACGACACGCTCACGGAGGACCTGGACCTGAGCTACCGCGCCCAGCTCAAGGGCTGGCAGTTCGTGTTCCTGCCCGAGGTCATCTCCCCGGCCGAGGTGCCGGTGGACATGAACGCCTTCAAGAGCCAGCAGCACCGCTGGGCCAAGGGCTCCATCCAGACGGCGAAGAAGCTGCTGCCCACCATCCTCAAGAGCGACCTGCCGCTGGTGGTGAAGCGCGAGGCCTTCTTCCACCTCACCAACAACATGGCGTACCTGTTGATGGTGCTGCTGTCGGTGCTGATGCCCATCAGCATGGTGGTGCGCTTCCAGCACGGCCTCTACGGCACGCTGTTCCTGGACCTGCCCTTCTTCCTCACGGCCACCGCCAGCGTCTGCTTCTTCTACGTGGCGGCGCAGCGTGAGCGCGGCGCCAAGGGGTGGGAGCGGGTGAAGTACCTGCCCTTCCTCATGAGCCTGGGCATCGGCATGGCCATCAGCAACGCCAAGGCGGTGGCCGAGGCGCTGCTCAACCAGCAGTCGGGCTTCGCGCGCACGCCGAAGACGGGCGCCGAGGGCAAGAAGGCCGTCGTCGTCAAGAAGGCGTACCGGGGCAGCAAGTCGCTGCTGCCGCTGGTGGAGCTGCTCTTCGCGGCGTACTTCACCGGCGCGCTGTGGTTCGCCATCGACGCGCGCATCTACACGTCGGTGCCCTTCATCGTCCTGTTCCTGGCGGGCTTCCTCTACGTGGGCAGCTCCAGCCTGCTCCAGGGCCTGTCCGGCCGGCTGAAGCTGGCGGAGTCCGCCCCCACGGTGGAGACCCCCGACGAGCAGCCCCGCCAGGCGGCCTGA
- a CDS encoding PEGA domain-containing protein, whose protein sequence is MSLHRIVVFALVTVLAAPSAALAQDDFLAPLTTPSKPKATKPKPRVVKKKKPAKKPARAKAPARGRKKAAEDDLLLAPLTPAKTEVLVRMTGNVRGARLFVDGKEFGVLSAAVVPVEVRPGEHHLVVRRPGYADFTRRIDVKAGSQAEVLVSLDATMGFATLTADVADAVVLVDGQQVGEVPQANVLLRPGSREIEFRAPGFRPDVHNITVFAGRSYEVTGNLRPAMDPSVAMADAPKSPVLEPSSKLDGDDETAPGLSLAGDPETPEVEGSKPWYGRWYVWAGIGAVVAAGTVGAVMATQGGASPLSPAAVCGEAGCDAVLGGVRSVRGGGAGLQAPAPAGLRF, encoded by the coding sequence ATGAGCCTCCACCGCATCGTCGTCTTCGCCCTGGTGACTGTCCTGGCCGCCCCGTCGGCCGCGCTCGCGCAGGATGACTTCCTGGCGCCGCTCACCACGCCGTCGAAGCCCAAGGCAACCAAGCCCAAGCCCAGGGTGGTGAAGAAGAAGAAGCCCGCCAAGAAGCCCGCGCGCGCGAAGGCGCCGGCGAGGGGCAGGAAGAAGGCGGCCGAGGACGACCTGTTGCTGGCGCCGCTGACGCCCGCGAAGACGGAGGTGCTCGTGCGCATGACGGGCAACGTCCGCGGCGCGAGGCTGTTCGTGGATGGGAAGGAGTTCGGCGTCCTCTCCGCGGCCGTGGTGCCGGTGGAGGTCCGCCCGGGTGAGCACCACCTGGTGGTGCGCCGGCCGGGCTACGCGGACTTCACGCGCCGCATCGACGTGAAGGCGGGCTCGCAGGCGGAGGTGCTGGTGTCGCTGGACGCCACCATGGGCTTCGCCACGCTGACGGCGGACGTGGCGGACGCGGTGGTGCTGGTGGACGGACAGCAGGTGGGCGAGGTGCCGCAGGCCAACGTGCTGCTGCGTCCGGGCTCGCGTGAGATTGAGTTCCGGGCGCCGGGCTTCAGGCCGGACGTGCACAACATCACCGTGTTCGCGGGCCGGAGCTACGAGGTGACGGGCAACCTGCGGCCCGCGATGGACCCGTCGGTGGCCATGGCGGACGCGCCGAAGAGCCCGGTGCTGGAGCCGTCCTCCAAGCTGGATGGCGACGACGAGACGGCCCCGGGCCTGTCGCTCGCGGGGGACCCGGAGACGCCCGAGGTGGAGGGCTCCAAGCCCTGGTACGGCCGCTGGTACGTGTGGGCCGGCATTGGCGCGGTGGTGGCCGCCGGCACGGTGGGCGCGGTGATGGCGACGCAGGGTGGCGCCAGTCCGCTGAGCCCCGCGGCCGTGTGTGGCGAGGCGGGCTGTGACGCCGTGCTGGGCGGCGTCCGCTCGGTGCGCGGCGGTGGCGCGGGGCTCCAGGCGCCCGCGCCCGCCGGGCTCCGCTTCTGA
- a CDS encoding PEGA domain-containing protein: protein MRPSRVRAAHAALSGWLVGLLAVGPAAAQTPVSTRLVPRALSAATAEAPADAATVTVVAIALDAAARGDAARLAREAEEAVTRSGRLRLVRLADALDADGLRERQAREAEAAEAMKAGQRAYDELDTEKALKHFDNAVRGYEGADLSRRFTELSRARVMKAASQVANGENTAAQLEIRTALALNPEARFSPNFFPPEEMTFVEQERKAVLTGARSALRVSTEPVPAQVFVDGQFRGISPVDVAGLTAADHYVTVVAPGYALTQRREREGEVTLTLAPVAAQTGLQVFSEQAARKPDSPERDAALRELGTLAGVSQVLALLVRGGAGTSPLEVTGLRLDVADGHNLAYALGTVPRGDALVDGSQSMLMQLVAADAPRQDGKPVTHFAGGISSTRRTVGYVLMATGVAMLAGGVYFGMEASAKADDFKRAAQNSSRAQDIKSTGKTYALVADLGILLGLASAGAGGYLAFAKGGSGGGAKSSSRAPAPAATKESLPMPPPPAQAQPASTQNASDTRAEERQREEDLRQRREEVERQRKELEERREQEERRREEEKKRPALDEDDLRNY, encoded by the coding sequence ATGCGACCTTCGAGAGTGCGAGCGGCTCACGCCGCGTTGAGTGGATGGCTGGTGGGACTGCTGGCCGTGGGACCCGCGGCGGCGCAGACGCCGGTGTCCACGCGGCTGGTGCCCCGGGCCTTGAGCGCGGCGACAGCGGAGGCGCCGGCCGACGCGGCCACCGTCACGGTGGTGGCCATCGCGCTGGACGCGGCGGCCCGCGGCGACGCGGCCCGGCTGGCGCGCGAGGCGGAGGAGGCCGTGACGCGTTCGGGGCGGCTGAGGCTGGTGCGCCTGGCGGACGCGCTGGACGCGGACGGGCTGCGCGAGCGCCAGGCCCGCGAGGCCGAGGCCGCCGAGGCGATGAAGGCCGGCCAGCGCGCCTACGACGAGCTCGACACCGAGAAGGCGCTCAAGCACTTCGACAACGCGGTGCGCGGCTACGAGGGGGCGGACCTGTCGCGGCGCTTCACCGAGCTGAGCCGCGCGCGGGTGATGAAGGCCGCGTCGCAGGTGGCCAACGGTGAGAACACCGCCGCGCAGCTCGAGATTCGCACCGCGCTGGCGCTGAACCCCGAGGCGCGCTTCTCGCCCAACTTCTTCCCGCCGGAGGAGATGACCTTCGTGGAGCAGGAGCGCAAGGCGGTGCTCACCGGCGCCAGGAGCGCCCTGCGCGTGAGCACCGAGCCCGTCCCCGCGCAGGTGTTCGTGGACGGCCAGTTCCGGGGCATCTCGCCCGTGGACGTCGCGGGCCTCACGGCGGCGGACCACTACGTGACGGTGGTGGCGCCGGGCTACGCGCTGACGCAGCGCCGGGAGCGCGAGGGCGAGGTCACCCTGACGCTGGCCCCCGTGGCGGCGCAGACGGGCCTGCAGGTGTTCTCCGAGCAGGCGGCGCGCAAGCCGGACAGCCCGGAGCGGGACGCGGCCCTGCGGGAGCTGGGGACGCTGGCGGGCGTGTCGCAGGTGCTGGCCCTGCTGGTGCGGGGCGGCGCGGGCACCAGCCCCCTGGAGGTGACGGGCCTGCGCCTGGACGTGGCGGATGGCCACAACCTGGCGTACGCGCTGGGGACGGTGCCGCGTGGCGACGCCCTGGTGGATGGCTCGCAGTCGATGCTGATGCAGCTCGTGGCCGCGGACGCGCCGCGCCAGGACGGCAAGCCGGTGACGCACTTCGCGGGCGGCATCAGCAGCACGCGCCGCACGGTGGGCTACGTGCTGATGGCCACGGGCGTGGCGATGCTGGCCGGCGGCGTCTACTTCGGCATGGAGGCCTCCGCGAAGGCGGATGACTTCAAGCGCGCGGCCCAGAACAGCAGCCGGGCCCAGGACATCAAGAGCACCGGCAAGACGTACGCGCTGGTGGCCGACCTCGGCATCCTCCTGGGCCTCGCCTCGGCGGGCGCGGGTGGCTACCTGGCCTTCGCCAAGGGCGGCAGCGGTGGCGGCGCGAAGTCGTCCTCCCGCGCGCCGGCGCCCGCCGCGACGAAGGAGTCGCTGCCCATGCCTCCGCCGCCCGCGCAGGCGCAGCCCGCCTCGACGCAGAACGCGTCCGATACTCGCGCGGAGGAGCGTCAGCGCGAGGAGGACCTCCGCCAGCGCCGTGAAGAGGTGGAGCGCCAGCGCAAGGAGCTGGAGGAGCGGCGCGAGCAGGAAGAGCGGCGGCGCGAGGAAGAGAAGAAGCGGCCCGCACTCGACGAAGACGATCTCCGGAACTACTAG
- a CDS encoding nucleotidyltransferase encodes MLSPPISRTPLLSANPSLDYLLAQVAEAVQLTTTQYTKATEHYEAVARWLEADDSLLAKLSPRIYPQGSMALETTVKPRGEVEYDLDLVCQMSHSPGSAMDLYSAVYERLAAHQTYRTMLSKKKRCVRLEYQGEFHLDIIPAIQDPFRGTTSLLVPDRELRGWTPSNPKGFASWFKSKAALRLVEKTARYDAEPLPALRDYDEKPPLAISVQLMKRARDIIFDGDDNAPRSILLSTLAGHHYQGRTCTLTSTFEILYGIQEQIRSASPNTIEVSNPTNPDERFSDSLTRERYTTLKEFTRHLTSELTKLLDARGLDTYQSSLESIFGVKPVATAFEKYGQLLNSRRNTRTLTYSPTGLNIITPTTSPRVPKNTYFGN; translated from the coding sequence ATGCTCTCCCCCCCAATTTCCAGGACACCGTTGCTCTCCGCCAATCCGAGCCTCGACTACCTACTGGCCCAAGTAGCCGAAGCCGTACAGCTCACAACGACCCAGTACACGAAAGCGACGGAACACTACGAGGCCGTTGCTCGGTGGTTGGAAGCTGACGATAGCCTTCTCGCCAAGTTGAGCCCTCGAATCTACCCCCAGGGGTCAATGGCCCTTGAAACGACGGTAAAGCCGCGAGGAGAGGTCGAATACGACTTGGATCTTGTCTGTCAAATGAGCCACTCGCCAGGCTCAGCCATGGACCTCTACTCTGCGGTCTACGAACGCCTAGCGGCGCACCAGACCTATCGAACAATGCTGAGCAAAAAAAAGCGGTGTGTTCGCCTTGAGTACCAGGGAGAGTTTCACCTGGACATCATTCCAGCCATACAGGACCCCTTCCGGGGGACAACCAGCCTACTAGTCCCCGATCGCGAACTCCGGGGCTGGACGCCAAGCAACCCCAAAGGCTTTGCAAGCTGGTTCAAGTCAAAGGCCGCACTCAGGCTCGTCGAGAAAACGGCGCGCTACGACGCTGAGCCGCTGCCAGCACTTCGCGACTACGACGAAAAGCCACCTCTTGCGATCTCGGTTCAACTTATGAAGCGGGCGCGCGATATCATTTTCGATGGTGACGATAACGCGCCACGATCTATTCTTCTCTCAACGCTCGCCGGTCACCACTACCAAGGCCGCACCTGCACGTTAACAAGCACGTTCGAAATCCTGTACGGGATCCAAGAGCAAATTCGTTCAGCATCCCCCAACACCATTGAAGTATCCAATCCAACCAACCCTGACGAGCGGTTTTCAGACAGCCTCACTAGAGAGAGATATACTACGCTCAAAGAATTCACGAGACACCTGACGTCCGAACTTACCAAACTCCTCGACGCCCGAGGCCTTGACACCTACCAGTCCTCACTTGAGAGCATCTTCGGCGTAAAGCCAGTGGCAACTGCCTTCGAAAAATACGGACAGCTCCTGAATTCACGACGCAACACCCGAACACTAACCTACTCACCGACGGGACTCAACATTATCACACCCACCACGTCTCCACGGGTTCCGAAAAACACCTACTTTGGCAACTAA
- a CDS encoding alpha/beta fold hydrolase, with translation MDLMGGMQKALRHMLVARGVESTSVQVGGQSVHHYALTGQGKGPPVVLVHGLGGSANGFGRTLFGMAKRFSRVFAPDLPGHGFSVEYCGGEVCVRNQFEVLRAYVEEVVKEPAFVVGNSLGGAMAVNLAADHPQWVRALALVAPAGAQLPEAENTALLNSFAVKSPAEARAFTRRLFHRPPLPALLFAYELRHFYDTPTVRALTAEALATRACLEPEQVRNLAMPVLFLWGGSERLLPSETLNWYRAHLPAHAQVRVVDGFGHVPQLERPDELVSHLVRFADSAEL, from the coding sequence ATGGACCTGATGGGCGGAATGCAAAAGGCGCTGCGGCACATGCTGGTGGCGCGAGGTGTCGAGTCCACGTCGGTGCAGGTTGGTGGCCAGTCGGTGCACCACTACGCGTTGACGGGGCAGGGCAAGGGGCCGCCGGTGGTGCTGGTGCACGGGCTGGGCGGCTCGGCGAACGGCTTCGGGCGCACGCTCTTCGGGATGGCGAAGCGCTTCTCCCGCGTCTTCGCGCCGGACCTGCCGGGGCACGGCTTCTCCGTGGAGTACTGCGGCGGCGAGGTCTGCGTGCGCAACCAGTTCGAGGTGCTGCGCGCCTACGTGGAAGAGGTGGTGAAGGAGCCGGCCTTCGTGGTGGGTAACTCGCTGGGGGGGGCCATGGCGGTGAACCTGGCGGCGGACCACCCCCAATGGGTCCGCGCGCTGGCGCTGGTGGCGCCGGCGGGGGCGCAACTGCCGGAGGCGGAGAACACCGCGCTGCTCAACTCGTTCGCGGTGAAGTCTCCTGCGGAGGCGCGCGCCTTCACGCGGCGGCTGTTCCACCGGCCGCCGCTGCCCGCGCTGCTGTTCGCCTACGAGCTGCGCCACTTCTACGACACACCCACGGTGCGGGCGCTGACGGCCGAGGCGCTGGCCACGCGCGCCTGCCTGGAGCCCGAGCAGGTGCGCAACCTGGCCATGCCGGTGCTGTTCCTGTGGGGCGGCAGCGAGCGGCTGCTGCCGTCGGAGACGCTGAACTGGTACCGCGCCCACCTGCCTGCCCACGCCCAGGTTCGGGTAGTGGACGGCTTCGGACACGTGCCGCAGTTGGAGCGCCCGGACGAGCTGGTGTCGCATCTGGTGCGCTTCGCCGACTCGGCGGAGCTGTGA
- a CDS encoding CBASS cGAMP-activated phospholipase, which translates to MDRKRFRILSLDGGGIRGAYTAAVLASIEETSGKRLVDHFDLIVGTSTGAITAVALGMGISASKLLEFYLNYGPSIFPRARGLDRMFQGFRWFARAKYKTEPLEQALSEVLGNRLFGESQCRLAIPSYDIVSNCVRVFKTAHGERFRQDYKRSAVEVIRATTAAPTYFDAIVTAKGELLIDGGVWANCPSMVGVAEALDLGVALSDINLLSVGTLGEAQDFARAARGGGIFHYARNLYVLGILMDAQARGAWSQTRLLLSNRATRITQTVPAGLYALDDTKGLQDLVARGRSDGRHNTDFVLREFLNEPVTPFVPIYSTSTFPAL; encoded by the coding sequence ATGGACAGAAAACGCTTTCGCATCCTCAGCCTAGACGGCGGAGGCATTCGGGGGGCCTACACCGCAGCCGTATTGGCATCCATTGAAGAAACCAGCGGGAAAAGACTCGTCGACCACTTCGACCTAATTGTAGGAACGTCCACAGGAGCAATCACAGCGGTTGCCCTAGGCATGGGGATTTCAGCCAGCAAACTTCTGGAATTCTACCTGAATTACGGGCCGTCAATATTTCCACGGGCCCGCGGTCTCGATCGAATGTTTCAGGGCTTTCGCTGGTTCGCCCGGGCGAAATACAAGACAGAGCCACTTGAACAGGCTTTATCCGAAGTACTTGGAAATCGCCTGTTTGGTGAATCTCAATGTCGCCTCGCGATTCCCTCCTACGATATCGTCTCAAACTGCGTGCGCGTATTCAAAACAGCTCACGGCGAGCGCTTCCGGCAAGACTATAAACGTTCCGCCGTCGAAGTCATTCGAGCGACGACCGCTGCGCCAACTTACTTCGATGCTATCGTCACGGCCAAAGGCGAACTTTTAATCGATGGCGGAGTTTGGGCAAACTGCCCATCAATGGTGGGCGTTGCCGAAGCACTGGACCTTGGGGTCGCGCTTTCAGACATCAACCTCTTAAGCGTAGGCACTCTTGGAGAAGCCCAAGACTTTGCTCGTGCCGCCCGTGGAGGGGGCATCTTTCACTACGCTCGGAACCTGTACGTCCTGGGCATTTTAATGGACGCGCAGGCGAGAGGTGCATGGTCTCAAACTAGGCTCCTGTTGAGCAACCGTGCAACTCGGATCACCCAGACAGTGCCAGCCGGGCTATACGCTCTCGATGACACCAAGGGACTACAAGATCTAGTCGCCCGTGGGCGCAGCGATGGCCGACACAATACCGACTTCGTCTTGAGGGAGTTCCTTAACGAGCCAGTGACGCCATTCGTTCCAATATATTCAACCTCAACATTTCCTGCCCTTTGA
- a CDS encoding murein hydrolase activator EnvC family protein encodes MSRGLLLGVLGLWASAAVAAAPATAAEEAEQAAVRERLSAQRATLALVEAKKLSVLEGVELMQEMAAFSRRRVRSLEGDLAVFRRRVLLAEREQAVLAEALKLQLRRLSPRLRTLYRLMRRRPLEVLLSAEDFAALVWRARALEASMSGDLELLRTVQRVERLQRQATRELERLQLSLAARMAFLQEQERLARLQQEGLEEVVGALAGEAELARRAVRELEQADAELTRVMQDLKELPATSGFGALRGKLPRPVPGIVEVAFGKVVNPRFNTVTVQKGLDIRAAAGTPVRAVAEGTVAYAGALRGYGNLLILDHGDGYHTLMAHLASITPALGALVLPGEVVGEVGDTGSLKGAYLYFEVRKGGQAVDPAPWLSPAL; translated from the coding sequence ATGAGCCGGGGCCTGCTCCTGGGGGTGCTGGGGCTGTGGGCCTCGGCGGCCGTGGCGGCGGCTCCGGCGACGGCGGCCGAGGAGGCCGAGCAGGCCGCGGTGCGTGAGCGCCTGAGCGCGCAGCGCGCGACGCTGGCGCTGGTGGAGGCGAAGAAGCTCTCCGTGCTGGAGGGCGTGGAGCTGATGCAGGAGATGGCCGCCTTCTCCCGCCGGCGCGTGCGCTCATTGGAAGGAGACCTGGCGGTGTTCCGCCGGCGCGTGCTGCTGGCCGAGCGCGAGCAGGCCGTGCTGGCCGAGGCGCTGAAGCTGCAGCTCCGCCGGCTGTCCCCGCGCCTGCGCACGCTGTACCGGCTGATGCGCCGCCGGCCGCTGGAGGTGCTGCTGTCCGCCGAGGACTTCGCCGCGCTGGTGTGGCGCGCCCGGGCGCTGGAGGCCAGCATGTCCGGCGACCTGGAGCTGCTGCGCACCGTGCAGCGCGTGGAGCGGCTCCAGCGGCAGGCGACGCGCGAGCTGGAGCGGCTCCAGCTCTCCCTCGCCGCGCGCATGGCCTTCCTCCAGGAGCAGGAGCGGCTGGCCCGCCTGCAGCAGGAGGGGCTGGAGGAGGTGGTGGGCGCGCTCGCGGGCGAGGCGGAGCTGGCCCGGCGCGCGGTGCGCGAGCTGGAGCAGGCCGACGCGGAGCTGACGCGGGTGATGCAGGACTTGAAGGAGCTGCCCGCCACGAGCGGCTTCGGCGCGCTGCGCGGCAAGCTCCCCCGGCCCGTGCCCGGCATCGTGGAGGTGGCCTTCGGCAAGGTCGTCAACCCGCGGTTCAACACCGTCACCGTCCAGAAGGGCCTGGACATCCGCGCCGCCGCGGGCACGCCGGTGCGGGCCGTGGCCGAGGGCACCGTCGCCTACGCCGGGGCCCTGCGCGGCTACGGCAACCTCCTCATCCTGGACCACGGGGACGGCTACCACACGCTCATGGCCCACCTGGCCTCCATCACCCCCGCCCTGGGGGCCCTGGTGCTCCCCGGGGAGGTGGTGGGCGAGGTGGGCGACACCGGCTCCCTCAAGGGGGCCTACCTGTACTTCGAGGTGCGCAAGGGCGGGCAGGCGGTCGACCCCGCCCCGTGGCTGAGCCCTGCTTTGTGA
- a CDS encoding D-alanine--D-alanine ligase yields the protein MGKRVGVLMGGWGEEREISLKTGEAVVAALESRGHQVTRVFAGPGLDRALRAAELDVAFIALHGRMGEDGRVQGLLELLELPYTGSGVLASALAMNKPFAKRLFRLHNLATPQGYTVAREDAWRALALHGDLGFPCVVKPACGGSSVGLAVVREPEALAPAVAQASRFGGQALVERYVAGREVTVGILGGEVLGSCEVATPREGFDFDAKYKGGAAYFCPPRLTPTRVANVEALALAAYRALGCRGQARVDLLCSDTENDVVLEVNTLPGFTPTSLLPKIAARAGLDFAALTERILALATRDEAGVLEAPAVEGAPDLAMPRRAVS from the coding sequence ATGGGCAAGCGCGTGGGAGTGCTGATGGGCGGGTGGGGCGAGGAGCGGGAGATTTCGCTCAAGACGGGAGAGGCCGTGGTGGCGGCGCTCGAGTCCCGGGGCCATCAGGTGACGCGCGTCTTCGCGGGGCCGGGCCTGGACCGGGCGCTGCGCGCGGCCGAACTGGACGTGGCCTTCATCGCGCTCCACGGGCGCATGGGCGAGGACGGCCGGGTGCAGGGGCTGCTGGAGCTGCTGGAGCTGCCGTACACGGGCTCGGGCGTGCTGGCGTCGGCGCTGGCCATGAACAAGCCCTTCGCCAAGCGGCTCTTCCGCCTGCACAACCTGGCCACGCCCCAGGGCTACACGGTGGCGCGCGAGGACGCGTGGCGCGCCCTGGCCCTGCACGGCGACCTGGGCTTCCCGTGCGTGGTGAAGCCCGCGTGCGGCGGTTCCTCGGTGGGGCTGGCCGTGGTGCGTGAGCCGGAGGCGCTGGCGCCCGCGGTAGCGCAGGCGAGCCGCTTCGGCGGCCAGGCCCTGGTGGAGCGCTACGTGGCGGGCCGCGAAGTCACGGTGGGCATCCTCGGGGGCGAGGTGCTGGGGAGCTGCGAGGTGGCCACGCCGCGCGAGGGCTTCGACTTCGACGCCAAGTACAAGGGCGGCGCCGCGTACTTCTGCCCACCCCGGCTGACGCCCACGCGCGTGGCCAACGTGGAGGCGCTGGCGCTGGCCGCGTACCGCGCGCTGGGCTGCCGCGGGCAGGCGCGGGTGGACCTGCTGTGCTCGGACACGGAGAACGACGTGGTGCTGGAGGTGAACACGCTGCCGGGCTTCACCCCCACCAGCCTGCTGCCGAAAATCGCCGCCCGGGCCGGTCTGGACTTCGCCGCGTTGACGGAGCGCATCCTGGCGCTCGCCACCCGCGACGAGGCCGGCGTGCTGGAGGCCCCCGCGGTGGAGGGCGCGCCGGACCTGGCCATGCCCCGCCGCGCGGTGAGCTGA
- a CDS encoding S41 family peptidase, which yields MTGSSQPWRAALTAFFLLSAPWAHAAEPPGKDGGGAARAAQAERDDATYRQLEVFARVLSYVENNYVESPDRQKLMYGAIQGMLETLDPHTVFLPPDVYREMKIDTSGEWGGLGIEIARKGERIVVVAPIDDTPAARAGIKAGDELVGIDGERTEGMDVGRALQKMRGPAGGRVLLTIMREGFSAPREIAIIRDHIRIVSVEGALHGGIGHVKVKNFQDRTDLDLRKELDRLRGLNGGRELRGLVLDLRNNPGGLLNEAVAVSDRFLPGNLPIVSTRGRDGRGATVERSKDRDTEKDYPVVVLVNAGSASASEIVAGALQDHGRAAILGTPTFGKGSVQTVIELEDGSGLKLTIARYYTPKGRSIQERGITPDFLVPDAPGGKVPRDVVREKDLQRHFRAEPVASAEPAAPEPKGPPENLKPWDVTAKLEDHPLKVALDYLHGLASARAPARAAGR from the coding sequence GTGACGGGTTCCTCCCAGCCGTGGCGCGCGGCGCTGACCGCCTTCTTCCTGCTGAGCGCTCCCTGGGCGCATGCCGCGGAGCCACCCGGGAAGGACGGGGGCGGGGCTGCGCGCGCGGCGCAGGCCGAGCGTGACGACGCCACGTACCGCCAACTGGAGGTTTTCGCGCGGGTGCTCTCCTACGTGGAGAACAACTACGTGGAGTCGCCCGACCGGCAGAAGCTCATGTACGGCGCCATCCAGGGGATGCTGGAGACGTTGGATCCGCACACGGTGTTCCTCCCCCCGGACGTGTACCGGGAGATGAAGATTGACACCTCGGGCGAGTGGGGCGGCCTGGGCATCGAAATCGCGCGCAAGGGCGAGCGCATCGTGGTGGTGGCGCCCATCGACGACACGCCCGCGGCGCGCGCGGGCATCAAGGCCGGCGACGAGCTGGTCGGCATCGACGGGGAGCGGACCGAGGGCATGGACGTGGGGCGCGCGCTGCAGAAGATGCGCGGCCCGGCCGGCGGGCGCGTGCTGCTCACCATCATGCGCGAGGGCTTCAGCGCGCCGCGCGAGATCGCCATCATCCGGGACCACATCCGCATCGTGTCCGTGGAGGGCGCCCTGCACGGCGGCATCGGCCACGTGAAGGTGAAGAACTTCCAGGACCGCACGGACCTGGACCTCCGCAAGGAGCTGGACCGGCTGCGCGGGCTCAACGGCGGCAGGGAGCTGCGCGGGCTGGTGCTCGATTTGCGCAACAACCCAGGGGGGCTCTTGAACGAGGCGGTGGCGGTGAGCGACCGGTTCCTGCCGGGCAACCTGCCCATCGTCTCCACGCGGGGGCGGGACGGGCGCGGCGCCACCGTGGAGCGCAGCAAGGACCGCGACACGGAGAAGGACTACCCCGTGGTGGTGCTGGTCAACGCGGGCAGCGCGTCCGCGTCCGAAATCGTGGCGGGCGCGCTCCAGGACCATGGCCGCGCGGCCATCCTGGGCACGCCCACCTTCGGCAAGGGCAGCGTCCAGACGGTCATCGAGCTGGAGGATGGCTCGGGCCTGAAGCTGACCATCGCCCGCTACTACACGCCCAAGGGCCGCAGCATCCAGGAGCGCGGCATCACCCCGGACTTCCTCGTCCCCGATGCGCCGGGGGGCAAGGTGCCGCGCGACGTGGTGCGGGAGAAGGACCTCCAGCGCCACTTCCGCGCCGAGCCCGTCGCCTCGGCCGAGCCCGCCGCGCCGGAGCCGAAGGGCCCGCCGGAGAACCTCAAGCCCTGGGACGTCACCGCGAAGCTGGAGGACCATCCCCTGAAGGTCGCCCTGGACTATCTCCACGGCCTGGCCTCCGCGCGCGCGCCGGCGCGGGCAGCGGGTCGCTGA